ATGTGTATTCTAGTTTACATCTACGATCTACGATCTACCCCATCGCAGTAACTTACGGAAGGCAAAGGTTGAAAACGAAAACAtcaaaaaggagaaaaaaaatcattaaaaaggTCATTGTTCCAACTCCAAGGTATACAATGACTAGAATTCCCAAAGACAGCACTTCAAAAGAAGCCAAACTCTATATTCTCCCAtgttcattaaaagaaaaaatgagaatgaGCAAGTGAAGCTCATAACTCTGCTCTTTAGTGTcctaatagattaaaatttccATGCAACATTAGAACCCTGAATCCAATAAACATAGGGCGGGtgaaaagaacacaaaataaatagtACAAAGATAACCAGCGGTAATTCTATATGATgtaaataacttaaattcttATTCAATAGCTTCTTATTACATGAAGACTTGCGTTATAACTATGATAATCAATCATGTTGGAACAGGCTAAAAGTCAGTAGTTTATTGAAATACACCAAGAGTTtatgaaaatcataaaatattttccaaattcacAAAGATTCTCAGTACACTCTAAATATCCTCCCTAAATCAACCACGACAGAGATACAGCagttccataaaaaaaaaacattagcaTTAGGAAAAAAGTTTCCAAGAACTTGTACTACTAGCACCAATTCGGGTATAAAACATGTTAAACAACCTATTGCAGAAGTGccaaaactattttattagCTTCCAAAGCAAAAATTTCAgaattcaaatcaaatttgTAGGTAAATCTCATGCAACAGAACTTTCAGATATATTACTCTTGTGCAAAACAAATCAATTACAAATCAACTAAAGCTTTGAATTCAGACTTAAGTCTGTCAAATGAATCAATTACAGAAAAAAGGCTATTGGcaatgacagaaaaaaaaagtaccaATTTTTCTACCATCAATTAACTTTATATTGTAACCCTAGAAATTATAtaggaaaaaaagaagttacATAATCAATTTAAGGATTAAATGTTTCAGTGGGTTCATGCAAGGAGTCTTATTTAGTCCAACATGATAAAGTATCTCAGTACCAATACTATATAGTTATGGGGAAATGTTCATATTAGCCTCCCACGTGACTAGTACGACAAGACATGTTAGGTCTATACCAGAAAAAGAAATACTTGAAGTGTGACAAGAAACAGAGCGGAAAGGAAAACAAAGAATTAAATGGGTCCTACTCATATTCCAATAGAAAAACAGAGAAATGGTTATGAATTACGAAATGAGAAGTCACCTTTTGAACTTTGTTGAAATTTTCACTGACAGAATACCTAAACCGGTTCAAATCCTCCTTAATTGCATCAGGATTTGGATCCATTTCctcacagttttttttttttttttttttctgggggTGTTATTTTTCAATCTGAGATTATATAGGTATGAATCCCTAAACTTTTTTCCACATCAGAATTTCCAACTGCGAAACATCGATTTAACCTAGTTTGCTGGTTGATTCTGTGATTTTGATTCAATAAATAACACAATAATTATGACATTTTGAACGATCTGATTAAATTGATCGACCCAGCACAGAAACAAAGATTGAATTTTTAAGAACGGTGGAGTTAATGGGTGATTGAATCCTTATTCGAACCAGGACAATTTATTAAGGTGGCATCATGTGTTGAAGTTCTCAAACTCAAACGCACACTTCTTGGCgttataacattattaaaactTTCCTTATGAAAGAAACTGCCATCTCACTCTCCATTTTTGaatcttttttttactttcaaaaataaaaaatactccGTCTTTTTCACTCTAAAAATATACAAGATGACTAGCATTGTCTTCCATTTTGgctaaaaaaattagtaatttaaaatatttgagtttagGATAACGTTTCTCATAGCCAAATTATTCTTTGTTtgaattatgttaattaataatttcaaagaaaataaatacattagAGGATATATTTGATACTCCAAAATATATTGAGAAGagttcattttaataatttcaaagaaaataaatacattagATGATATATTTGATACTCCAAAATATATTGAGAAGAGTTCATTAAGTTTTTATTGTCGATGCATAAAatgtatatgttgattttaCTAAGTTTCATTTTCATATGGAGATGTCTACTGTTCTTTCCATTTGTTTTATTGTGGAGATATTCTGCCTAAGTTTTctagaaattatttaatcattctTTCCTTAATTAGCCTATATTTGACATTCAATACCTTGCAAAAAAAACCAACCTTTTCTAGCTATTTGCATTCTTCATCTCCTTTTCCTAAAAAGTATCATTAAGACAAGTATTTTTAACTCAAACCTTCCTTCTCCTTTGAAATACATATCCTATCCCAACCAACCCAAGCTAACTTTTCACTTtccttacattttttttcataaaaaatttctcTGTTTTTCATCTTATTATAATCTACACCTTTGGGTAACTTGGAGAAAGACAAATATATGTATTTCTCTTTGTTCCATCATCATCCTTGCTAGTTTGGTTATATAGAAGTTCATTTTCATTCCAAATTAGCATCGgttcaaaatatttcattacatGTTTCAAAGtctatattatcaattgtttcaTTCTCTCAAAAATAAGGTTGTAGATCTTATAGTGTGTTGAAATCTTTTTAAGGTAGACAATCTTTTTATAAATGTCTAGTGAGTAGATAGTCTGATGAATCTAAGAGTTAATAATCTAATGACCAgaacaataattttctttagtGGATTGGTAATCACTCTTTACATTTTCTTTGTTAggattatgtttttaattttgatgaatTGGTTTGTGTCCCCTTTATAAGTGTGAGTTGTATgaaaaaaacatacaatatataataGATGCAAGTTGATTATTCTCTAGTTTATCATTGAATGAAAGAACTTTGTATTGGATTCTCCTTTTATTCCTTTACTTCTAGATTTGTTATGTAATAaagattgttattttttttttgtctattttcaaaattatactaatatttatcTCCATCAGGTAGATTTTGTACAATATGAAACCTAAGATATCATCGTCGAACGCTCTTATCTCGGTTTATCTATACATGCAACATTATTTTGGCATGTTCACCTAAGCTAGCTCGATCACACTAAATGGagataaagttaattaattgataaGGAAGTGTTGTATCAAAGGTTAAGGTACCCTAAACCATCTTAAACTAGGTCATGCATACTCAGCATAAGCCCATATAGGTAAAGACTCATAAATGTAACACAAAAAGGTACTATTCGCAAGATATGACAACAAATTCATTAACTATTGCATTTTATTGTCTCTTACGTCTCGATGACTTGAGTGTTAGAGTATTGTTGCAGACACTCTAACTGAAAGACTTGAAAAATCTTAGTTTGAGAAGAGAAAGTGCAATCAAAAATTAGAAAGTAAACACAAGAAACCAAGTGGTCATCTTGGCCTTGTAAGAActtctattttcatcttttaggTTCAATGCATTCAATTTTCCTATCAAGTTATCTATGTCCATTTATAGAattcaaattgttttttattctcCCTTTTCAACTcctttttaagatttttcaagtttttctttcAACACTTTACATctttttgtatgttttattaaccaaattgaaaaacatggtatctataaattagtaattaagtATTTCAAACTTTTAAAGTGTTCAATCCATTTTAGATGTTTTAACCTTAGTAGAAATTGatctaatatgtttttattcaacaaaaatttagTGCTTCATGTCCAACTTTCCAACCATTATTGTGACTCCAAAAATgtatttgcttttttttttttatttccttaagcTTTATAAAAGGTAAATATCTTTCTATACTTTTCTTGTTTACACGCTatatttctttccttctttattaCTCTCACATTTTCATGGATCTCCATTTCAAGCTCTATAAATCCTTTGGTATTGTAACATTAATAACTTcatggataatttttttatttatatctctttattcaaaatttcttcttttctcttccaaaaacCTCACTCTAAATGTACTACCATGGCTTTATGACTTCCTAACTTCCATTTCATCGTTGAAGTATAGTATATTACATATTTCATACTTTCGATTATACAAATACTAATATATAGAGAACATATGTTAGCATAACTTTAATTTAGATAATGATAATGGATGTTATCATTACGTGTcttaatattgtatttatagatattatatttttgattgATATAAATCAATATTCTCATTAAAATGTCttgattaattatgataatgtaattattgattttttgttCTTACTCATTTGCCTAACATCTCATTATTTCtattctattaattaattattatatatttcatataaatcaatgacaataaattttacttttgtttaatataaaaaacaaaatgtggaATCCTAAATAAATTGTTATCAAATATGaaacatatataattgaaaatatctTCTTTAAAGTTGTTTAAATCCACACATatcctttaaaaaaattcaaacatatcCAAAATGAAATTCTATGAACTGATTTTTCACTACACAAATTAACACAatactttataatataaaatgctcaaaaaaaattgagaaacatctccaaattttaacttttattccTCTCCCTATCCAAGGTAATCGGTTCTCTAtgtaatttctttatttataaaaaaaaaaatatcaaacacaaaaaaaatttcaatcatCATAATTGTTTACtaatttttaaccaattcaTCAATTTTCAGAAAATCAAGATTTTAAgtaaaatcttatattattaaatatcattcATTCTGCTCTCTAATGTAACCAAGGATCTTCTATGTACTTAATTTCAGAGATCTCATAagcaatatttttcaaataaaaaagaacatgCTTTTCTCACATAAGTAATGAACTCTCTGTAATAATAgagttttcatatttaaaatatcaaccacaataattatatatatatatatatatatatatatatatatatatatatatatatcaactataacattttaattatattaatcacaacaataataatttatatcaacagcagcaataatttatattaacaacaacaataattccacacgaacaaaaaaaaaaaaaatctaaatacaataaataacagataatttttataacaatagtatcttattttcttaaaaaaactgcaacatatataatataattaattattttcttaaaattgataaCTATATTTCTATAACaataaatcttattttcttaaaacaaatacaacagatataatataattaattgttttctcaaaaatgataactataattaatttcttaattcaaAATACAACATAAATATCCTTCATgagtaattataataatttaatctatttttcattaaaatcagTATACCAAAGTTGTCTACCTTTATTTCTCCTctcaaaatatctaaattttcttcaataattaatttttaaatatatgtatttactctttatttttttaattaaaaacaacacactctatatttatttaaaattaatttaatattatgaaaatgaGATGCTTACAATACGCGAAACCTAATATCAGTTACATTAGACAAGCGttatagtttattataataaataatttttatattttaataattcagatattatcaattattatataggGTTTTTCCATTAGACTTTGAATTTATAaagtttcatttaattatattacacAATTATTAACAAAGATCAATGTATAAGTATATATGTCacttcaatatttaaatatatttgttatcatTTAAAACTCTCTAGTTTGGTAGCTTTATTCCTCATAAACTAATTACTTCccattaatttctttcttttcttaaaaagaaattttttaaatgaaaattaattttaaacataaaaaatatagtaattaatttaaatatttaattctaaaataaatattaaataaaaattataattaatttatgaattataccctaaattatcattaacattataaaaaattttagcTTAAAAAAAGCGAtgtttaaaacaatttcatattatctaaaataattactcataatatgtttttattggaTCACATTTAAACACATACACacgtacatatatatatatatatatatatatatatatatatatatatatatatatattaaaaaaaaacaaaggcaGTTAATTGACACAGAGAggaagaaacaaataaatataaactaaggCAAACAGAAGTTCCATCATAATGGAAGACTGACAACTGTTAAATGAAACAACAAATAGGTACAGGAAGGGTTCCATGAAccaaattattattacaatttctTGAATGAGAAATCAAAgtgaaaattacaaaacaaattcaCCATACAACATTGACATGCATACTAATCACCAAATCTGCAGCAAAATCAAACTAAGCACCACAAAACCGATTTTACACAGgaataaaagaataagggaATGCTATGTCACAATTTTCAGTATATGCAAACTAAGAGTACAGTATATCTGCTGCATCTTTTTCAAGCCTTTGCTGGTTCTTCTTTCTGATCAGCTGCTTCAGTAgatttctcttcctcttttgcAGCAGCTTCAGCTGCTTGTTCTTCCACCTTTTTCTCTCCACTTGTCTCTATTACTTGTGCTTTctcatcttcctttttctcctcttcAACCACTATCTCTCTCTCTTGGACAACACTACTACTTGTTTCTTCTGTTTTAGTTTCAcccttctcttctttctcttctgtAACAACGAAAGTTGACACCTTctcaaacacaaagaaaaccGAACTCGAAGCCAAGGTTGGTCCAAACTTAGAAGATGCTTCAGATGCCGCCTTTGATCCAGGGAAATCTGAAATTTTATCGCCAGCTCTCAGTTAAAAACACTCGAAATCATTCCTTTATAAGTAACAGAGATCACAGTTACAATCACTTTACCAATTTTAACAAGCTCTTCTAGGAACTTGTGAACTTGTGTGGTGTTCTTCTTTAGCCCTCCTTCGTTGCGTTCTTTAACCAAACTCTACAAGGTGACAAAAAGTTTTAAATCAATCATGGTTTGGCTCTTTCTCTCTATTTCTtctattacatatatatatatatgtgtgtatatgCTGAGTTCTCACCTTGATTTCAGTTGGTGAAGCCTCATATATTTCAACCACTTTAGTGTGAAGTTcagtcttcttttcttcaaacaCTTTGTTGTATTCCTCCTACAAAGAAAACagcaaattaagaaaaagttgaaggaaaaaaagagtgaaaaggTTGAGAAGAGTGTGAAACCTTAGAGTCATCGAAGGACTTGGTAGCCTCAGCAGCAGCAGCTTTCTTGGAGGGATTCTTCTCGAAAACCTTCTTGATCTTGGGAAGAACCTTGGACTTCCAATAGCCCATGTTGTGTTTTCAAAGTGTTGAAGGCACTTGAAAGTAGATATGAATGAATGCAAGTGTTGAAGCCACTTGTCCTTCAAAATCAATAGGGATATATAAATGATGATAAGTATGTGTTACTGTGAAGGAACTGAGTCACCAATATCCAGCAGAGAcatcatacatacatacatacatatttcAAAGTTAGAAGCAAAGAAAAGAACCTTCAAATTGGAAGGTAATTACATGCATGACATGTTGCACATTGATGCCAGCAAAAGTGTGCTGCTCAAATGACTCTGTCGGTCCATGCAACAAGTATGAGACGTTAACGTCAAAGATGAAGGAAGGGCAAAGAGGTAAAGACagcataattttaaaagagttaTGTCTTAGAGATATGATTAATGTGGTAATTATGTGGGGTGGGAGAGGGGTATAAAAGGGAAGGGAGGTTTTGACAGTTGGCACTAAACTTATTCCATAGGTGGCAAATATCAGAAGCGGGTCCCTTCGGTTTTGTATTTATGTTatctatcattttattaatttttattgattttaatagcTATGATGCTTATCTGTAACTCATAATTTGGCTTTATCATCTGCGTTGGGTATTGTTCAAGACAAAAATGCGTTTCTGTTTAATTTCACTTCTCAATTGAAACTTGGCACATGGCTTAGCTGGTATGCTACTGCCAAAATCTTCAAACTCTTTTcactttataatataaacaaatcaaTGGCTAATACCGTTATTTGACTGCCTAAATAACCTTCTAAATCTATGCTTTCTGTGTGGATAAACCCAAATTCTAACTAAACTTATCATCACTTGTTGTAGGGTCTACAAACCCTCGATGTAGATATACCCTACCCTCTTCTATTTTGGAAAAGGGgaatattaataaatactatttcatatatatttttggaatatattCCGATTAAATGAGATTAAAATACTTGTACTTTCATAATTTGGTTTAAGTAAACTTTTGTATGCGTGAATTTATATCAAGACATTGtcaacaaaacatatatataaaatgagttgtctgaaatttttttaatatatttgtaagaAACAATCATAATATGattatattacaatatatattttataattgtacTGCTTTCATGAGTCTTCAATTTGAAATTGATACAAGGCTTAAAAAATAGATGAGATAAATGATTAGGTAAGGTATGATATAACTGGTTGGCGTACAAGTATGTATAACACggtttaaaatttgtttttaaagtatttaaaattatttaattagttcataatataaataacacgtattaaaaattaaagtatatataccaaataactttttatgcattgtgtatttttctaaaaaaaattccaaagttgaacataaaatttgatttgtttgGTGATTTTTCATGTCAACTGCCTTATATTAAGACTTAAATCTAGCCCACCTTAAAAATTATATCAGTCGACATTTTTATTGCTTATTTCTCTGGTACTTATATTAGACAAATCTTGTGTTTGTATGAAAATGTAACATAATTGAATATGTATACTATTGGCAACTGCAATGAGGCGGacatagaaaataaaactagtGATAAAAATCAGGGTCAACATGTGTAGGTACGGGTCTAATTTGGGAACATGGTTGagtataaagtaaaaatatgatGAGAAGGACGTAtagaataataaatacaaatattctACTTACAAATACATCATAAAGAACCATCACAATCAGTTTTCCATCACTACAAAGCAATCAGATAAGAAACCAATTTGCAGCTCAAGAGAGACAAATAGGAAGTGTgtaatttctaatttctttctctctcaagaCTGTCAATCCACGACATAATTGGGAGCAACCGCTAAAATTCGGTTATTTCTAGGTGCGCCTCCTCCTTCAGCAGCCGCCTCTTGCCCATCATCCACCACTATCAAATGACCTTCTCTGCGAATTAAACTCTGCACCACCAAGTGTATATTTAAAATGctcatcaataatattttttaattcttgaaaataagtaagactaaaataaaatactatcaCCACCTCAACACATTCCTTTCTACCGGATAAAGatgaaaattgttaaaaatcaCAATGATGTGATtacagttttaataaaattcatccaaaacttcacaaattataattaattttaatagtaCTAGAAAGTTCTCAACAAATACATACCTCTATAATAgctttaatttttgaaatttcagCTGCCACTTCCTCCATCGAACTGTAGTTATTTCTCTCGTTTTGTTGGTCTACGTACCATTGAATCAAATCTTTTTGTCTCATTCCAGCCAAACCATTTCCTGTGAATTCCATAGAAATTTCCTCTTTAATACAACAAATaacatttgacacataatattccaaacaaaaaatcaataaaaatatcttgATGTATAACATGATTAAGTATACAAGTGTCCGATCATTGAACCAAAAGCTAATTTGATTTAACATTCAACTTTTCTCGTGTTTCAGAGTTAAATAACAAAACCGATGGTTTGAAGTGACCACCTTGCATAGCAGCCTCCTCATGCTGCCTAAGACGCATGATAAGGGCGCTGGTTACTCTTTGGAAATATTCATCACTTATAACGAGTTTTTTCGCTTGGGGTTTAGACCCATCCGCTGGATTTCCTGGGAGATAATAAAACCAATGCAAAATTAAGCTTGCTTCTTTATCAATAGATAATTTCAAGGTAAAATGGGATAGGGACACCTTACCATCATTTCGGTCAGCTTGTCTCATTCCCTGGGAGTTAGATCCATCTGCTTGATTTCCTGCTGGATAATTGACCAATGCATAACTAAGCTTAAtcaagaaaagattttcaaGGGAAAATTGGTGAGCAGCAGCTTACCATCATTAGCATCTCTATTATCATTTCCATCACCCCCTGCGCCATTTGCAtctctattattttcatttccaACACCACCAGCTGCCCCGGCATTCtgattttcttcttgaaacTCTGACAGATCGATCTCACTGGACTCCACGCTgcagaaaaaagtaaaatgcaaTTATAACCGAAAGCTGGATCCCAAAATAAAAACTGCAAAAGATAAACGTGAAATAAAATTCTTACCTTATAATAGAAGTT
This DNA window, taken from Vigna radiata var. radiata cultivar VC1973A chromosome 5, Vradiata_ver6, whole genome shotgun sequence, encodes the following:
- the LOC106760972 gene encoding plasma membrane-associated cation-binding protein 1, producing the protein MGYWKSKVLPKIKKVFEKNPSKKAAAAEATKSFDDSKEEYNKVFEEKKTELHTKVVEIYEASPTEIKSLVKERNEGGLKKNTTQVHKFLEELVKIDFPGSKAASEASSKFGPTLASSSVFFVFEKVSTFVVTEEKEEKGETKTEETSSSVVQEREIVVEEEKKEDEKAQVIETSGEKKVEEQAAEAAAKEEEKSTEAADQKEEPAKA